CCAAGTGACGTGCGAAGGCCATCTGCAATTGTGTTTGGATTTACAGAAGGAACAAATTTCTTTTGGTAGAAAGATTGAAATGCATCATCAGCCTGCTCAGGTTCGGTGGCAATTACTAGTGCCTTTTTAGCAAAATAGAATGCTGAAAGAGCGGTTCCACTCAATAAGCCACCTCCGCCAACAGGTGACAGGATGATGTCAAGATCTGGAAAATCTTCCAGCAACTCTAAAGTAGCAGTTGCTTGTCCGGCAATGATTCTGAAATCGTTGTATGGATGAATTAATACTGCACCCGTCAATTTAAGTACCTCTTCCAGCGTTGATTCCCTGGAAGCCAGGTTGGGTTCGCAAAAAGTGATTTTACCGCCATAATGTTTAACGGCAGCCACTTTTACTTTCGATGAATTGGAGGGCATAACTATATGTGCATCAATGCCTCTTAATTTTGCTGCCCTGGCTAAGGCTGCCGCATGGTTCCCCGAAGAATGGGTAGCGACGCCCCTACCGGCGGAATCTTCATCCAATGAAAATACAGCGTTATTTGCCCCGCGAGATTTGAAAGCCCCTGCCTTTTGCAAATTCTCACATTTAAAATATAGATGGCAACCAAAAATCTCATCAAGATTTTGAGAGGTCAAAACCGGTGTTCGGTGGACATAAGGGCTGATGCGATGCGCCGCAGCAAGGATATCGGATTTGG
This genomic interval from Bacteroidales bacterium contains the following:
- a CDS encoding pyridoxal-phosphate dependent enzyme, which codes for MDTFVFPSKSDILAAAHRISPYVHRTPVLTSQNLDEIFGCHLYFKCENLQKAGAFKSRGANNAVFSLDEDSAGRGVATHSSGNHAAALARAAKLRGIDAHIVMPSNSSKVKVAAVKHYGGKITFCEPNLASRESTLEEVLKLTGAVLIHPYNDFRIIAGQATATLELLEDFPDLDIILSPVGGGGLLSGTALSAFYFAKKALVIATEPEQADDAFQSFYQKKFVPSVNPNTIADGLRTSLGTLTFPIISQYVESIVTVSEVAIIEAMKLVWERMKIIIEPSSAVPVAALIEKKIDVQGKHAGIILSGGNVDLDELPWM